One part of the Acidimicrobiales bacterium genome encodes these proteins:
- a CDS encoding cupin domain-containing protein — protein sequence MAELDTELFEEPTAESSRAGLRTWEKVKSPYLEFIESEGIPVFKGIGVHDVRELELGDWARMGAKGAYLYLDGLDGIKGMYVLEIPGGGVLNAERHLYHEFYLVLEGRGTTETWVEGGSGRKQITEWQPGSLMYFPPNVTHRLVNATNERVLIIATNNAPPVWNLHRDADFVFNNDYIFKAHYSEDPDFYKFDEKIYKVPVNERAQTRSNFYPDIINCELPLDNQRMPGYRRIQPGWRGFEYDHGGFISQCPAGRYFRGHWHAAGAVLVCLRGSGYTFNWHRELGPTPWKNGHGDEVEVLDYISGGLVAAAPGGGNWFHQHFNVSREHFRVINYWGGPTNLRASMGRDDGDENSTVVSGNLNMREGGSSIGYSEEDPYVRELFEAKLKANGLTSEMPEELYKND from the coding sequence ATGGCGGAACTGGACACGGAGCTGTTCGAAGAGCCCACCGCAGAGAGCAGTCGGGCGGGCCTGCGCACCTGGGAGAAGGTGAAGTCCCCCTACCTCGAGTTCATCGAGTCCGAGGGGATCCCGGTGTTCAAGGGGATCGGCGTACACGACGTGCGCGAGCTCGAACTCGGCGACTGGGCCCGCATGGGGGCCAAGGGCGCCTACCTGTACCTTGACGGCCTCGACGGCATCAAAGGGATGTATGTCCTCGAGATCCCGGGCGGCGGCGTGCTGAACGCCGAACGCCACCTGTACCACGAGTTCTATCTGGTGCTTGAGGGGCGGGGCACCACCGAGACCTGGGTCGAGGGCGGCTCGGGTCGCAAGCAGATCACCGAGTGGCAGCCGGGATCGCTCATGTACTTCCCGCCCAACGTCACGCACCGGCTGGTGAATGCCACCAACGAACGGGTGCTCATCATCGCCACCAACAACGCACCGCCGGTCTGGAACCTGCACCGCGACGCCGACTTCGTCTTCAACAATGACTACATCTTCAAGGCCCACTACTCAGAGGACCCGGACTTCTACAAGTTCGACGAGAAGATCTACAAGGTGCCGGTGAACGAGCGCGCCCAGACGCGGTCGAACTTCTACCCCGACATCATCAACTGCGAGCTGCCCCTCGACAATCAGCGGATGCCCGGTTACCGCCGGATCCAGCCGGGCTGGCGGGGCTTCGAGTACGACCACGGCGGCTTCATCTCCCAGTGCCCCGCCGGCCGCTACTTCCGTGGCCACTGGCACGCGGCAGGCGCCGTCCTCGTGTGCCTGCGGGGTTCCGGGTACACCTTCAACTGGCACCGTGAGCTCGGCCCTACGCCGTGGAAGAACGGGCATGGCGACGAGGTGGAGGTCCTCGACTACATCTCGGGCGGCCTCGTCGCGGCGGCGCCCGGCGGCGGCAATTGGTTCCACCAGCACTTCAACGTGAGCCGCGAGCACTTCCGAGTCATCAACTACTGGGGAGGCCCGACCAACCTGCGGGCCTCGATGGGACGCGACGACGGCGACGAGAACAGCACCGTCGTGAGCGGCAACCTCAACATGCGCGAGGGGGGAAGCTCGATCGGCTACTCGGAAGAGGACCCCTACGTGCGCGAGCTCTTCGAGGCCAAGTTGAAGGCAAACGGCCTCACCTCGGAGATGCCCGAGGAGCTCTACAAGAACGACTGA
- a CDS encoding CoA-binding protein, whose protein sequence is MAATDKAELIADILRRTRRAAVVGFSTDPAKAAQRVPLRMLRHGYEVVPVHPTVSEVVGLTAYPDLASVPGALDLVVVFRPPREADGVAAAAIAAAAGAVWLQLGITSEAARARCAAAGMDYVEDACVAIELDCLGLGPLS, encoded by the coding sequence GTGGCAGCGACGGACAAGGCCGAACTGATCGCCGACATCCTCAGGCGGACGAGGCGCGCCGCCGTCGTCGGCTTCTCGACCGATCCCGCGAAGGCGGCGCAGCGCGTCCCGCTGCGCATGCTCCGTCACGGCTATGAGGTCGTCCCCGTACACCCGACAGTGTCCGAGGTCGTCGGCCTCACCGCCTACCCCGACCTCGCCTCGGTCCCGGGCGCGCTCGACCTCGTCGTCGTCTTCCGCCCTCCCCGTGAGGCCGACGGCGTGGCCGCGGCGGCGATCGCCGCCGCGGCCGGGGCGGTGTGGCTGCAGCTCGGCATCACCTCAGAAGCGGCGAGGGCACGGTGCGCGGCGGCGGGGATGGACTACGTGGAGGACGCCTGCGTCGCGATCGAGCTCGACTGCCTCGGCCTCGGACCGCTCAGCTGA
- a CDS encoding ATP-binding cassette domain-containing protein, whose amino-acid sequence MIAGPRARTLRLLGGLLALYLAVPLGAFLVRLARSPNPGFGLPGLFPAALVSVETASISAAVIALFGLPLAYLLARSRHRRTATAVGLVAQLPLALPPLMSGILLIYLVGPYSALGRAFGGHLTDTLTGIVLAQCFVAAPFLVSVARAAFSEIDPALFDLAATLGHREYGRFFRVALPAARGGIAAGLLLAWLRAFGEYGATLILAYHPYSLPVFTDLQFAGAGLTDTEAPTAVALFVAAAVVLVAHFATVRRGHGRGGAPAVAPKAAAPARPLAVSFSLHARLGDFSLSLAHRGSAPTLAILGPSGSGKSVTLRAIAGLLGPGAGEVAFDGQPVAGVPVEARRVGYVPQSGALFPGRTVWRQVTFSSSVDDGLAAYWLERLGIAALANRLPDRLSGGERQRVHLARALACSPRLLLLDEPFSALDAPVREALRDEFRRLQREEGLSSVLVTHDPVEAAMLAEELLVVAEGRLLQGGRREDVFSRPASPTVARLVGIENVLSGILAAGVLRCGSLHIALPATSRGASTDGSSVQWCLPTARARLVASGEHQVLVLDVIDRGLRRVARCETGGGVLLAEVGGGGAPTVGERAGLDIDADALTCWPAAEE is encoded by the coding sequence GTGATCGCCGGGCCGCGGGCCCGCACGCTGCGGCTGCTCGGCGGACTGCTCGCCCTCTACCTGGCGGTCCCGCTCGGGGCCTTCCTCGTGCGCCTCGCCCGCAGCCCGAACCCCGGCTTCGGCCTGCCCGGGCTCTTCCCGGCGGCGCTCGTGTCGGTCGAGACGGCGTCCATCTCGGCGGCGGTGATCGCCCTCTTCGGGCTGCCGCTCGCCTACCTCCTGGCCCGCAGCCGCCACCGCCGCACCGCCACCGCGGTCGGCCTCGTCGCGCAGCTCCCGCTCGCGTTGCCGCCGCTCATGAGCGGGATCCTCCTCATCTACCTCGTCGGCCCCTACAGCGCGCTCGGCCGTGCCTTCGGTGGCCACCTCACGGACACGCTCACGGGGATCGTGCTCGCGCAGTGCTTCGTCGCCGCCCCCTTCCTCGTCTCGGTGGCGCGCGCCGCCTTCTCCGAGATCGACCCCGCGCTCTTCGACCTCGCGGCGACGCTCGGCCACCGCGAGTACGGCCGCTTCTTCCGTGTCGCGCTCCCCGCGGCGCGCGGCGGCATCGCGGCGGGGCTGCTCCTCGCCTGGCTGCGCGCCTTCGGCGAGTACGGGGCGACCCTGATCCTCGCCTACCACCCCTACTCGCTCCCGGTCTTCACCGACCTGCAGTTCGCCGGCGCCGGCCTCACCGACACCGAGGCGCCGACGGCGGTCGCGCTGTTCGTCGCCGCGGCGGTGGTGCTCGTCGCGCACTTCGCCACCGTGCGGCGCGGGCACGGCCGGGGTGGGGCCCCGGCGGTCGCTCCGAAGGCCGCTGCGCCGGCGCGGCCGCTGGCCGTCTCGTTCTCCCTGCACGCGAGGCTCGGGGATTTCTCGCTCTCGCTCGCCCACCGGGGCAGTGCCCCCACGCTCGCCATCCTCGGCCCCTCCGGTTCGGGCAAGTCGGTGACCCTGCGGGCGATCGCCGGCCTGCTCGGCCCCGGCGCCGGCGAGGTCGCCTTCGACGGCCAACCGGTCGCCGGGGTTCCGGTCGAGGCCCGCCGGGTGGGGTACGTACCCCAGAGCGGCGCCCTGTTCCCCGGCCGCACCGTGTGGCGGCAGGTGACCTTCTCGAGCTCGGTCGACGACGGTCTCGCTGCCTACTGGCTGGAGCGTCTCGGCATCGCCGCACTTGCCAACCGCCTGCCCGACCGCCTCTCGGGAGGTGAGCGCCAGCGGGTGCACCTCGCGCGTGCGCTCGCCTGTTCGCCGCGTCTGCTGCTGTTGGACGAGCCCTTCTCGGCGCTCGACGCGCCGGTGCGCGAGGCGCTGCGCGACGAGTTTCGTCGCCTGCAGCGCGAGGAGGGCCTCTCGAGCGTCCTCGTCACCCATGACCCTGTCGAGGCGGCGATGCTCGCCGAAGAGCTGCTGGTCGTCGCCGAGGGGCGCCTCCTGCAGGGTGGGCGACGCGAGGACGTCTTCTCCCGTCCCGCCTCGCCGACGGTCGCCCGCCTCGTCGGCATCGAGAACGTCCTCTCCGGGATCCTCGCCGCTGGTGTGCTGCGATGCGGCTCGCTGCACATCGCGCTCCCTGCGACGTCAAGAGGCGCCAGCACCGACGGGAGCAGCGTCCAGTGGTGTCTCCCGACGGCGCGGGCCCGCCTCGTCGCAAGCGGAGAGCACCAAGTGTTGGTCCTCGACGTCATCGACCGCGGCCTTCGGCGGGTGGCCCGCTGCGAGACCGGAGGCGGTGTGCTGCTCGCGGAAGTCGGCGGTGGAGGGGCGCCGACGGTGGGGGAGCGGGCGGGCCTCGATATCGACGCCGACGCCCTCACGTGCTGGCCGGCCGCGGAGGAATGA
- the glp gene encoding gephyrin-like molybdotransferase Glp, translating into MIPLADAQARVLDRLHAATPVAVPIDEALHLVTASPVLSGEQVPPFDNSSVDGYALHAEETIAAPVRLRVVGTLAAGAEATHPIGPGEAIRIMTGAPVPEGTTGVVMVEDVEVDGDEVLVKVSVREGESVRRAGSDILVGAEVVPAATRLTPAHLGVLASIGHAEVQAHPRLTVGVLSTGDELVTDGSALGPGQVREANLDLLVGLLHEADCIPVNYGVVPDDETVITEALTEAAAHCDALITSGGVSMGDFDLIKVLLDKLGEMDWMQIAIRPAKPFAFGFLPGPRGKVPVFGLPGNPVSSLVSFELLARPGLRKMMGHRELFRPRILAIAEDRLARPRGDAKLHLIRVRGGFAGDGRLHVSATGEQGSHQLANSAAAVGLAVVEDGPDVEPGGEVPVLFFH; encoded by the coding sequence GTGATCCCCCTCGCCGACGCCCAGGCCCGCGTGCTTGACCGCCTGCACGCCGCGACGCCCGTCGCGGTGCCGATCGACGAGGCACTGCACCTCGTCACTGCCTCTCCGGTGCTCTCAGGCGAGCAGGTCCCGCCCTTCGACAACTCCTCGGTCGACGGCTACGCGCTGCACGCCGAGGAGACCATCGCGGCCCCTGTGCGACTGCGCGTGGTCGGCACGCTCGCGGCTGGAGCCGAGGCGACGCACCCGATCGGTCCCGGAGAGGCGATCCGCATCATGACCGGTGCCCCCGTCCCGGAGGGGACGACGGGAGTCGTGATGGTGGAGGACGTCGAGGTCGACGGCGACGAGGTCCTCGTGAAGGTGAGCGTCCGCGAGGGCGAGTCCGTCCGCCGCGCCGGCTCGGACATCCTCGTCGGCGCCGAGGTCGTGCCGGCAGCGACCCGTCTCACCCCCGCCCATCTCGGGGTGCTGGCGAGCATCGGCCATGCCGAGGTGCAGGCCCACCCCCGCCTGACCGTCGGCGTGCTCTCGACCGGGGACGAGCTCGTCACCGACGGCAGCGCCCTCGGTCCGGGCCAGGTACGCGAGGCGAACCTCGATCTTCTCGTCGGGCTGCTGCACGAGGCCGACTGCATCCCGGTGAACTACGGCGTCGTCCCCGACGACGAGACGGTGATCACCGAGGCGCTCACCGAGGCCGCCGCGCACTGTGACGCGCTGATCACCTCGGGCGGGGTGAGCATGGGGGATTTCGACCTCATCAAGGTGCTCCTCGACAAGCTCGGTGAGATGGACTGGATGCAGATCGCGATCCGCCCCGCCAAGCCCTTCGCCTTCGGCTTCCTCCCCGGGCCACGCGGCAAGGTCCCGGTCTTCGGGCTACCCGGCAACCCCGTCTCCTCGCTCGTCAGCTTCGAGCTGCTCGCTCGACCCGGGCTGCGCAAGATGATGGGCCACCGCGAGCTCTTCCGGCCGCGCATCCTCGCCATCGCCGAGGACCGCCTGGCCCGCCCGCGCGGCGACGCCAAGCTGCACCTCATCCGGGTGCGGGGGGGCTTCGCCGGCGACGGCCGGCTGCACGTGAGCGCGACGGGCGAGCAGGGCTCGCACCAGCTGGCGAACAGCGCGGCGGCGGTCGGCCTCGCCGTGGTCGAGGACGGCCCGGACGTCGAGCCCGGCGGCGAGGTCCCGGTCCTGTTCTTCCACTGA
- a CDS encoding extracellular solute-binding protein, whose product MLTTRRTRCGTLAFAALVGATAGAVALPAGASAARSGPVSVYYAASLQDIMEQHVGPRFEQATGYGFTGFSGASGTLANEIKGGIARGDVFVSANAATNNILEGARNGNWVSWYLAIANSPLVLGYNPHGAFAAALKSEPWFKVVTRPGFRIGRTDPAVDPKGKLTVQAITAAVQVYGSTALNAITTTSSDVYPEASLVGELQSGQLDAGFFYASEAKGAGIPVVKLGKLFLAATYTVSVLRNAPDEKGAEAFVKYLLSKPGVALMRKEGLTVVKPRLIGPLASVPRSLRHLIPTP is encoded by the coding sequence ATGCTGACTACTCGCAGGACGCGCTGCGGCACGCTCGCGTTCGCCGCCCTCGTGGGCGCGACAGCTGGCGCCGTCGCCCTCCCGGCGGGCGCCTCGGCCGCGCGCTCCGGCCCCGTCAGCGTGTACTACGCGGCCTCGCTGCAGGACATCATGGAGCAGCACGTCGGCCCGCGCTTCGAGCAAGCGACCGGTTACGGCTTCACCGGCTTCTCCGGAGCATCGGGGACCCTGGCCAACGAGATCAAGGGCGGCATCGCGCGGGGCGACGTGTTCGTCAGCGCCAACGCCGCGACCAACAACATCCTCGAAGGCGCGAGAAACGGGAACTGGGTCTCCTGGTACCTCGCGATCGCCAACTCCCCGCTCGTGCTCGGCTACAACCCGCACGGCGCCTTCGCCGCCGCGCTGAAGAGCGAGCCGTGGTTCAAGGTCGTCACCCGGCCCGGCTTCCGCATCGGCCGCACCGATCCCGCCGTCGACCCGAAGGGCAAGCTCACCGTGCAGGCGATCACCGCCGCCGTGCAGGTCTACGGCTCGACGGCGCTGAACGCGATCACCACCACGAGCTCCGACGTCTACCCGGAGGCCTCCCTCGTCGGAGAGCTGCAGTCCGGCCAGCTCGATGCCGGCTTCTTCTACGCGAGCGAGGCGAAGGGCGCAGGGATCCCGGTGGTGAAGCTCGGCAAGCTCTTCCTCGCCGCGACCTACACGGTGAGCGTGCTGCGCAACGCGCCCGACGAGAAGGGCGCCGAGGCCTTCGTGAAGTACCTTCTCTCCAAGCCCGGGGTCGCCCTGATGCGCAAGGAGGGACTCACCGTCGTGAAGCCGCGCCTCATCGGCCCGCTCGCCTCGGTCCCACGTAGCCTGCGTCATCTGATCCCGACGCCGTGA